Below is a genomic region from Methanoregula sp..
AAAAAGCGGAGGGATTGAACTGTTTGATGATGCTGATCACATGGGCAAGATCCTGCCGCTTGATGATGGTAAAGACCATTTTCACCCTACCTGTCCCACCTTCCCCATCAACACTGGTGACGCCATAATTATGCGTCCTGAGAAATCTCATAAGGTCTGCCGGATCCTCTTTGGTTATGATACGGACACTGGTGAGGCCCAGGGAGAGTCTCTCTTCGATTGCCATGCCGACAATGGTCCCGGTGGCAAACCCGGCCCCGTAAGCGATATAGCAGACAACGTTTGTCAGGTTATTCATTACCTGGCCAATGGCTACAAGCCAGATGATCACTTCGAAAAAGCCGATGATTGCGGGAAGGTACTTGATCCCTTTCGACATGGTGATGACACGGATCGTATCAAGGCTCATGTCGCAGACACGGGCGCAGAAAATCATGAACGGCAGCAGCACAAGGGCAAACAGGGGAGACGTGAGGAAGGCTTCGACCATGATTATCCATTTTTTACCGTTCACTGGTGTTAATAGTTTGTGGTATGTGGAGGAAAAACCGTCGTAGTACCCTGAATCAAATCAGAAATAAAAATAATGAATCGGGTCTCTTAAATTTTTAAGACCAAAGGATATTAAAAAGATTTGAGATCAGGAACTGGAAAGTGTTTGATTCTCAACCGTGAATTTTCCGGTCAGGGTACCTGACTGCTGACCATCGATATTTAACACTTTTACATCCCAGAGACCGGATTTGGCACCGTTGGAGGTCTTGAGATCAAGAACACAGGTGATCTTCAGGGTATCGAGAGACGTTGGAGTGACACAGGGAAGTTCGGTTGTTCCCTGAATAAAAGTCACTTTTACCCCCTCTTTGAAATTCTGGCCATTAATGGCTATGGCAAGCTGGGTTGTATTCAGTTCAGAGTGTGTTGGGGAAACACTCGTCAGAATGGGGGGTTGAGCACCAATAGAAAATGCGCCGGTCTTGGTCCCCGACATTCCTCCAGGGTTGGTGACCATGACATTCCAGCTACCTTCGTCCGCGCCATTGAGATTGAAGGTCCCGCCAATTGAAGTTGCAGAGGAGACCGATACGCCCGTTGCTGTAATTGACGGGTATCCTGCCCGCGTCAGTTTTGCCGTTGCACCGCTCTCGAAATTCGTACCGGTAATTGTTACGCCGACAACTGCATCCTTGGCACCGCTCGCGGGAGATACATTGCTCACCGTGGGAGTACTGCCGGAGAGGGTTGTTGGAACCGTCGTAGGAATGGTTGTCGTAACAATCTGTATAGACGAGACGGTCACATGGGATAATTTTACCGGATAGACTTTTTCGACAAGGACCCTCTCAACTTTTTCAGTCTTGTTGTTGATGAAGTGTCCCCATGACCCGTCAGTGTTTTTATAGATCCAGGCCCGGGTGTACATATCGGTTGTCACATCGTATTTGGTAATAACATATAATGTCTGATCCGTCGATGAGGCAGATTTGGCAATAATATCTCCTGCAACAAACTTTGCTTCTGGCAATGCTGTCGTGGGTACGGTAGTAGTCGTTCCAGCAGATGACTGATCGGAGCACCCGGCAACCAGTACCATAAAACCAAGAATAGCACAGATCAAAAGTCCGTCCCTGAGTCTTTTCTCCATAGTGGTAACTTTCGATGCATATGCGTATAATATTTTTTATCCCTGTTCCGGCTGAAGGTCGGGTTATTTTACCGGCAGCATGACCGTTTTGAAATTCCGGGAAAAATACCGGTGTATTCCGATGAGAGTGATGACTGCTAAAAGTGCAGAACCATAGACTGCGATCATCGCACTCTGCGTGCCGGATATCCCGATACGGTCTGCCATAACAAATGTCAGTCCAAACGCAACAAAGATGCTTGCTGCATAGACATCCCTGACCGCAAAGAAGAAGACTGCTGTTGCAAGTCCGAGCACCAGGAATCCCGCCAGCGCCGATTGCAGGTGAACTGACGGGCTGTGGGCAAAGGACGTGATGCAGAAAAGCCATGCAGTGACCAGGCTGCCGGCAGCGATCGATATGATAGTCCCCCCGCTCCGCACAAATGCCTGTACATGGGTTCCCAGAAGCACCCAGCAGACCATCACCGATGCAATTGCTGTCGGCAGCAGAAGCAGGAACGTGAAGGCGAATGCGGATCGATCCGTCCCAAACGGTGAAAAGAGTATTACCATCGTATATCCGAAAAAGGATGTCAGGGAACATGCAAACAGGGTTCGCCGCAATTCCCGAAATCCGATCTGGAACATGTTGATCGCACCCGTGACGAATGATTCACGCAGGCAGTATACCGGTATAATCATTCCCGTAATGATGCATGCAAAAACCGTGTATATGACAATTCCTGCCGGGTTTTGTGCCAGGAACAGGCGGGCATCCCCTTCGAGAAGGGCTGTTACAATCATCCAGATCGCATAGATAGCAATGGGGATCACGAGCAGCCGGATCACCATTGAACGGGATTCAGGTCTGTCGGTTGGCCCGGATACTCTGCGAAGGGATGGTCGTTCGTCAGTCATGCGTAATTGTGCTCTTAACAGGGTTGGATCACTATTCACATGTATATTCCGGTTTCATTGCACTATCCGTATATGATTGATACCCATTCTGAGGGGATCCCGATTATGTCCGGGCTTCAAGCAGCTCCCGTATGGCACGCTCACGCTCTTCTTCTCTAACTGAAACGGGACTCATCCGCTCTTCAAATGTTGGAAGGGCCCGCTCATAAAAAATGCCAAGGGCGATCCGGGCATCGCTGTTGTAGTCCCATTCGCGGGCAAGGGCACACGCAGCCTCAAAATCCGGCGTACCTGTGGCAGGCAGATCATACACATGGGAATCATAATAGTCTGTTGCCGGGAAGAATGTGGCACAGATCTGGAGCACATCAATGAATGAAAAACCCTTGTGTGCAATACCTGCGCGGATCAGCCCCTTTAACGCATCCATCTTCCGGGTGTATCCCCGGGCAATGAAGCTTGCACCGCTCGCGAGCATGAGCTCAACCGGGTTGATGGGATATTCCGCTGTACCGGAAGGGGTTGATTTTCCCTTAAATCCAAGCGGGGATGTGGGGGTGTACTGCCCGGTAGTAAGTCCATAGACCCGGTTATTGTGCACAATTACGGTTATATCGATATTGCGCTTTGCTGCAAAGATCAGGTGGTCAAGTCCCTCGGCGTACGCATCCCCGTCACCCACACAACAGATCACCGTAAGGGCAGGATTGGCAAGTTTTATACCTGTAGCTGCCGGAATTGCCCTCCCGTGAAGAGAATAGAAACTGTTGATATTGAGATAATCGGCAATCTTTGCATGACAACCGATACCGGATACGAGAACAACATCATCGAGAGATTTTCCTTCCTTTTCCCTGTCTGACAGCAGGTTTTTTAACGTGTGCTGGAGGGAAAAATTTCCGCAGCCCGGGCACCATGTGTTCTGGGCATCGGTGATGAGTGTCCGGGTCATCAGATACCCGCCTCCTTTACCCGGGAGACCAGCTCTTCTACGGTAAACGGCCTGCCATCATACCGCAGGATCTTCTCATCCGTAATAATCCCGTGCCGCTCTGCAAGAGCTGCAAGCTGGGCGGTTGCATTCTCTTCCACGGCGATCAACCGTTTCACTCCCCGAAGCGCTTTTTGGATCTGATCGACCGGGAACGGGGCAAGCACAATGGGGCGTACGACCCGGAGGCCGAGTTCTGCAGCTGCTTCTTCACAGATTCCTTTGGTGGATCCCCAGCAAAGCAATGCAG
It encodes:
- a CDS encoding DUF2179 domain-containing protein; amino-acid sequence: MVEAFLTSPLFALVLLPFMIFCARVCDMSLDTIRVITMSKGIKYLPAIIGFFEVIIWLVAIGQVMNNLTNVVCYIAYGAGFATGTIVGMAIEERLSLGLTSVRIITKEDPADLMRFLRTHNYGVTSVDGEGGTGRVKMVFTIIKRQDLAHVISIIKQFNPSAFYSVEEVKSVAEGVFPERSRHGIFSWIDTLRFNQKGK
- a CDS encoding IPT/TIG domain-containing protein, with the protein product MEKRLRDGLLICAILGFMVLVAGCSDQSSAGTTTTVPTTALPEAKFVAGDIIAKSASSTDQTLYVITKYDVTTDMYTRAWIYKNTDGSWGHFINNKTEKVERVLVEKVYPVKLSHVTVSSIQIVTTTIPTTVPTTLSGSTPTVSNVSPASGAKDAVVGVTITGTNFESGATAKLTRAGYPSITATGVSVSSATSIGGTFNLNGADEGSWNVMVTNPGGMSGTKTGAFSIGAQPPILTSVSPTHSELNTTQLAIAINGQNFKEGVKVTFIQGTTELPCVTPTSLDTLKITCVLDLKTSNGAKSGLWDVKVLNIDGQQSGTLTGKFTVENQTLSSS
- a CDS encoding thiamine pyrophosphate-dependent enzyme is translated as MTRTLITDAQNTWCPGCGNFSLQHTLKNLLSDREKEGKSLDDVVLVSGIGCHAKIADYLNINSFYSLHGRAIPAATGIKLANPALTVICCVGDGDAYAEGLDHLIFAAKRNIDITVIVHNNRVYGLTTGQYTPTSPLGFKGKSTPSGTAEYPINPVELMLASGASFIARGYTRKMDALKGLIRAGIAHKGFSFIDVLQICATFFPATDYYDSHVYDLPATGTPDFEAACALAREWDYNSDARIALGIFYERALPTFEERMSPVSVREEERERAIRELLEART